AATCTTTAAGACGCAACTAATTACAGGTTAAATTTTTTCAGTAAGAGTTTGGATAGTATTTAGGACTTTCTTATTCTTCTCCGAAAACTCCGACTCAGGTATGGTTCCTGTAAAAATGTAAACAGTACCTTCTTTGAAAAAGATCCACTGCAAGGTCCGGATCTGTTTATATTCCGCAGTATTTGGAAGAACAAACTTGGATTCAAAAAAGATACATTTTTCTTTTCCGAAACTGCATTTTTGCGGAACCGAGAGTATTTCATATTCTTTATATATATTCGAATACAATCCACTGATGGAAGCTACGTAATCCTCTAAGGTTGCTTTGGAATATTTTGCAGGAATAGGCTCTGACACAAAATTGATATTGGTCCTGATCTCGGAACCTTTGTTTTGTTCCGGCTCAAAAAGATAAAACATCACCTTAACCTGTTTATCATTTTGGAATTCTCTTTTATTTTTAGAACGATTGGGTTCTGAACTATCTCGATTTGGATCATATTCTTCGTATATCCAACCTTCGTAATTTAGCACTAGTCCTAGTTCAGGGATCTCGATTGTCTTTTTGATTTCCGGGACTTTTTCG
This window of the Leptospira andrefontaineae genome carries:
- a CDS encoding LIC_13215 family putative lipoprotein, translated to MILLERYSLGFLLPGIILCFACIEKVPEIKKTIEIPELGLVLNYEGWIYEEYDPNRDSSEPNRSKNKREFQNDKQVKVMFYLFEPEQNKGSEIRTNINFVSEPIPAKYSKATLEDYVASISGLYSNIYKEYEILSVPQKCSFGKEKCIFFESKFVLPNTAEYKQIRTLQWIFFKEGTVYIFTGTIPESEFSEKNKKVLNTIQTLTEKI